The following coding sequences are from one Triticum dicoccoides isolate Atlit2015 ecotype Zavitan chromosome 4A, WEW_v2.0, whole genome shotgun sequence window:
- the LOC119289994 gene encoding noroxomaritidine synthase 2-like, which translates to MAPFWSPEPHHLLVSFLVLLLSLLFCFIKLRSPKTVPNLPTEWPLVGMLPSVVANLHHFHDYTTAFLAASGSSFVFRGPAMHFFITCDPANVRHIFVSNFTNYPKGEEFAAIFDAMGNSFFNADGESWRRQRGRVQHLMSSPQLLAYMARCCRDKLEKGLLPFLARMDSLTPFDMQDLFTRFTFDMTAMSVFGVDPGLLTADMPPVIVPDAMEAVMDVGFFRNMVPVSCWKLMKRLKIGPERKLAAAQLELCRFVTEMMEKRGDGSVHMDEEQENSNVEIVSSYIHDPEYIDDQGKPNGFMYATLINYMFAGRDTVGTTLTWLFYNLIKHPHIVSSIRRELAPIAMHKANNSTTMVTFEPEETEPLVYLHAALFESMRLYPPGPIERKMVMTDDVLPSGHKVQRGETILISLYSMGRMEGVWGKDCREYRPERWVKEDGKLVYVPSYKFLAFNAGPRSCLGKNISVVQMKSVVAAMVWNFDFEMVGGYVVEPKPSVVLKMKNGLWAKILKRRIG; encoded by the coding sequence ATGGCACCTTTCTGGTCGCCAGAGCCACACCACCTCCTCGTCTCCTTTCTTGTCTTGCTTCtctccttgctcttctgcttcatcaAGTTGAGGAGTCCAAAGACTGTACCAAACCTTCCAACGGAATGGCCCCTGGTTGGCATGCTCCCTTCCGTTGTCGCCAACCTCCATCACTTCCATGACTACACCACCGCCTTCCTCGCCGCTTCCGGCAGTAGTTTTGTGTTTCGTGGGCCTGCCATGCACTTCTTCATCACCTGCGACCCAGCCAATGTCCGCCACATCTTCGTCTCCAACTTCACAAACTATCCCAAGGGCGAGGAGTTCGCTGCCATCTTCGACGCCATGGGGAACAGCTTCTTCAACGCGGACGGCGAGTCATGGCGCCGCCAGCGTGGCAGAGTGCAGCACCTCATGTCAAGCCCACAGCTGCTGGCTTACATGGCCCGCTGCTGCCGCGATAAGTTGGAGAAAGGCCTCCTCCCCTTCTTGGCGCGCATGGACAGCCTAACCCCGTTCGATATGCAGGACCTGTTTACCAGGTTCACATTCGACATGACGGCCATGTCGGTCTTCGGGGTCGACCCTGGCCTTCTGACCGCCGATATGCCACCTGTAATTGTGCCTGACGCCATGGAAGCTGTCATGGATGTAGGCTTCTTCCGGAACATGGTGCCGGTATCTTGCTGGAAGTTGATGAAGCGTCTAAAAATTGGCCCAGAGCGGAAGCTCGCCGCGGCGCAATTGGAGCTGTGCCGGTTTGTTACAGAGATGATGGAGAAAAGGGGAGATGGATCGGTCCacatggatgaagagcaagagaacAGTAATGTCGAAATAGTTTCTTCCTACATCCATGACCCGGAGTATATTGACGACCAAGGAAAACCTAATGGCTTCATGTACGCCACCCTGATCAATTACATGTTTGCTGGACGTGACACGGTCGGCACGACCCTCACCTGGCTCTTCTACAATCTCATCAAACACCCGCACATCGTGTCGAGCATTAGAAGAGAACTAGCTCCCATTGCCATGCACAAAGCAAACAACTCGACCACCATGGTAACCTTTGAGCCAGAGGAGACCGAACCGCTCGTCTACCTGCACGCGGCATTGTTCGAATCCATGAGGCTGTACCCACCGGGCCCCATTGAGCGGAAGATGGTGATGACCGATGACGTACTGCCGAGCGGTCACAAGGTGCAAAGGGGTGAAACCATCCTGATTTCACTCTACTCAATGGGCAGGATGGAAGGTGTGTGGGGCAAGGATTGTAGGGAGTACCGCCCAGAAAGGTGGGTCAAAGAGGATGGCAAGCTTGTGTACGTACCGTCCTACAAGTTCCTAGCATTCAATGCCGGGCCGAGATCGTGCTTGGGCAAGAACATCTCGGTAGTGCAGATGAAGAGTGTCGTTGCCGCCATGGTGTGGAACTTCGATTTTGAGATGGTGGGAGGGTACGTTGTAGAGCCAAAGCCATCAGTTGTGCTCAAGATGAAGAATGGGTTGTGGGCCAAGATCCTCAAAAGGCGGATCGGATGA